In Apium graveolens cultivar Ventura chromosome 10, ASM990537v1, whole genome shotgun sequence, the following are encoded in one genomic region:
- the LOC141690503 gene encoding uncharacterized protein LOC141690503: MLQAHKNEWRLSDEASIWKTLWRIKASPKTLNLLQQKHVNIRPLCPVCSTDVETIEHAIFLCPFVVQCCVALNKAIRCALGLSFSQWLENTLALCNKEQQAEIVTLCWAIWRARNEVVCNKKSSTVNRVVAETKQYLTQWKLAQSRSTNALLQPQADGDGIVVWVKPQPDTVKVTVDAAIFENRDEIGFGVVARDSTGALIQAKIVIKQGLISPVLAEAMAVKEGLSWIDTLKWSRSVLESDCLVVVQAIRGLTPMRSHFG, from the exons ATGTTGCAGGCGCATAAGAATGAATGGAGGCTAAGTGATGAAGCTAGTATTTGGAAAACGTTGTGGAGAATCAAAGCTTCCCCGAAGACGCTCAATCTG TTGCAGCAAAAACATGTTAATATTCGACCTTTATGTCCAGTGTGTTCTACTGATGTTGAAACTATAGAGCATGCTATTTTTTTATGTCCTTTTGTTGTTCAATGTTGCGTTGCACTAAACAAAGCTATAAGGTGTGCGCTGGGATTAAGTTTCTCACAGTGGCTGGAAAACACTTTGGCTCTTTGTAATAAGGAGCAGCAAGCGGAAATTGTTACTTTATGTTGGGCAATCTGGAGAGCACGGAATGAAGTAGTATGTAATAAAAAATCTTCTACAGTGAATAGAGTAGTGGCAGAAACAAAGCAGTACCTTACACAGTGGAAATTGGCCCAAAGTCGTTCTACCAATGCGCTTCTCCAACCTCAAGCTGATGGAGATGGTATTGTTGTTTGGGTTAAACCTCAACCGGATACAGTTAAGGTAACAGTGGATGCGGCTATTTTTGAAAACCGGGATGAAATAGGCTTCGGTGTTGTGGCTAGGGACTCTACAGGTGCTCTCATTCAAGCTAAAATAGTTATCAAGCAAGGGTTGATTAGTCCGGTTTTAGCTGAGGCTATGGCGGTGAAAGAAGGTTTGAGTTGGATAGATACATTGAAGTGGTCAAGGAGTGTGCTGGAGTCTGATTGTTTGGTGGTGGTCCAAGCGATTCGTGGCCTTACTCCGATGAGATCTCATTTTGGTTAA